The genomic stretch aacatccatgaccAGTGTAAACCAagcctcaccttgcaggcatcgctctatataccatctctaatagtgctgactggatcctgctgctgtcaagctgctgagcgacttttctacacggccatgtcctgtataaacatcctgaggactacgtgatgtctagggacacattttatgttgaaagttttaataatatatgtctgatgtatctgcctaagcgtgttcatattaaaagcccgatgcactatgacatgcgcatgggtctcgctgttttagactggaatgaacatgttgatagagactctacttcCAATTAtaacaaagcaagtgtacaacacaatcggagacagcttggacaacgcacttaaaaaagaaaacttataatttagtagaggatatctggagatgttTGTCGTTGagcaatacaaatttgattccgaacatgaggaaaatatgttaattgaaacagacagtagttcggatgaagatttggaaattaataataaatttaaataacaaattgattaatgagataataatttaccatcaatgtttgtactttcaaaactgaattgttgttaccacggtacagctccacaccgataaatgtattgtctatatagacatgttccttccagtctaaaactgcaagacctaCTCGTCACTCGCATGTTATagctgatttttatcttgttcactttacatgtttgttattctgtgatatcaattgaaggatcagtaatagtgttaaattctgtgcttccattgttatactggtgattttgctttgttatgtatcaatctgtatggcctccagccactgattttgtttgaaaattcaaaaattcagttgtttttatgttcgtgtcattttcgctgttcattcttctcttctttgtatattctagttttgtttgttggtggagaatacattcagtcctaaccctgacagtgtgttcagttggaaaccgtttcacttcagctttctaaccgccaacaccaagtactgagctcagctcagaaagacattgcattgccttagcctgtgacagtaggttcacatagaagtcgtttcgcctcagcgctcagaccctgcggcaagtacaatggtcgggtaAGAGAGACGTTTTATGGCCATGCTACTCGGCGGTGTctctgatctctaccccgcctttgtccaggtacagtagtaatttgagacgactggacacaaatagtcagcaccgcgtgtactcctaccttccctcgcacgggcgataccactgtctttcctccggacacaaaacttcggcctttaacgCAGGGTGGGGATAAGTGTTAGGTTGCTCAGCTTTGATTTAGGTTGTTTGACTTTAACTCACTGGTCAAATGCAAATGCATTGCAAAAGTAAACGTGTATACTAAAGGACAATGAAATAAGCGATACCAAACAGGAAGCGCTGACATTTAATGTctgaatttattatattttttcaacgTGGTTTGATAAATGATGAACATCAAAGggaagaaattaattttgcttttagatAATTTTTAGCATATAAAGCTTAAGTGAAATCAGATGTCTATTATTCATATTTAATGTGTGTTAATTTGATTTGGGTTGTAACAATAAATTTTTCTCATGTAGCTGTGTACTCTCCTGAtggcaaacaaaatgaaagttataagaaaaatgaaagaaaacagtatATATGATTGCATTTTGAAAACATCTTTAAGCGTAATTGCCAGGATGATTACATTTTGTTCCCTTacttcattttccttttgtacACAATGGTGGCACAGAGGTTTTCTGAAAAACTTGACACTAAATTTGACAAATTATGCTAAAACATTCTAAATTGAATAAATTCTTTTACTGCCACAATTAAAATGATAGCACTCTTTGTACAAATTTATggaaattaaataaacacaattgcACGTTTGGGTTGGGGGTGGgaagattggtgttttacaacTGAGGCCATATGACTAAGCAGCCAGCCTGTCAACTAGCAGTAATCAAGTTCTGATTACGTTTCTTAGTCAGGGCTAGTGGTCATGATTTAGACAAATAATtccattatttctgttttctttgtgatcatttttttcagaaatgacaAAGGAGTCCTCTAAATAGAAACTTTGAGCTTTGGGCTGAAAATAAGTACTTCTTTAGCAGAAATGTTAAAGTTTTCGAATAAACTGAGTGGCATTTTATAGTGGGCAAAGTCTGCGATTCTATTTTTTTGGAATTCAGGGGagttgtatacatgtattgaATGTTAAAAGGTAGCAACATTAAATTGCACTTCAAATTTTTAAGATGGCTAAATTTAAATGAGGAAAATTGTTAGTTTTTACTATTTTGAGCCAAGTTTTGAGGATAATTATGTCAGTGGGTGGAAAAGGTAAAACTTCACTGCTATATTGTTATATGTATCTCTGAGatttacattaaattttataCATGCATATAACCTACTAGCCAGTGCACCTGTTTGCATCCCACTTTGTCGTGGCATGGTTACTTATAACAGCTGGAAGTTAGTCAAGAGTTATGAATCCATTTTACGCTTGCTAAGTTtcgaattttttaaaattgaatatACTCTGTTTCAGAATGactgttaaaatattcattgGAAATCTCAGCTCAGAGACACAGGCTGAAGATGTGCGCGTACTTTTTGAGAAATATGGCACTGTAGCTGAGTGCGATGTCCTTAAAAACTATGGATTTGTTGTGAGTAAAATTTTCATgctgctttttctctctttctacttTTGACATTCTGGGTGTTTTTGTTCTCAGCCTAGTTTTTCTACAGCCATGATCCCCAATATAAAGGTCAGCATTTTTAAGATCATTAATAATTGCCACAGTCTAAGCAAGGTCCTCTCAAAGTACAGCCCAGATCATACTTTTATCCTGCTCAGATGTTTCTCCAGCTATACTCATAGACAATTCACAGTAAAGTGCTTGACTTTGTTTTCAGCACATGACAGATAAAGCTTCAGCAGATAATGCCATTGCAAATCTTGATGGCTTCAATGTGAAAGGGCAAAGGATGAGAGTGGAGGTAAGAATTTGATGGCAACTTGAGCAGATCATTTGGGTATGTAAGGAACTGCACAGAAACCTTAGTTAAAGTTTGATACATAGTTATGCAGTTCCCATTGGAAGAATCTTCACGGTATTGAAAGTGCCATCCCACTTAAAGTGTCACAAATTGACCTTTCCCCAAATGGACCAAAGTCTCCTCCCAACAAGCGGGTTTTCTTGTCACCGGCCGATCGTTGGAACCGgagagtgttttttttatatatatatcgtgttGACCGTACATGCGCGGTCTTTTCTGTTGgttgcaataaaaatgtttagttttgaAAACCACTTCGTGCCTATGTTCATTACAGGCTGTGGATTAGTTTTCGGTGATATATTAATTTGGTGAAAGGTCAATAGTCTTTCATGACAGTGAAGGTCGGTTGCGTGcgttcatgatttttttttttaactaaatgcgtgttacaaatttttttaatcacattcCTTACATGacgttgattttaaaaattgttttggcgGCTTTAATAAGTTTCAGGTTCGGACCGATCCTTTTGGTGCACAGTGCTGAAATAGCGTTTACTATTTGTTGTTTGCGTGTTCAGTGTTTCTGtgttgaaaaaagaaagttgctTGAGGTACTCCTTGGCACTAGAACCTAgtagagaaatatttgtatcaGACAGTTTAAATTTATCATtggtttcttattttaaaagttcGTTCAGTAAATACAGTCAAGCATAGGCAATTGTGACCTAACGGTTgcacaaaacatttaatgtttttttcctttttatttagaaaaaaaatgtacgctTATTAAAGGGAAAAGTGAGGGGGAAATGTAAATTGGGCTTTCAGACAGCTGGCAttctgaaacattaaaaaaaaattctaaatggTCATTCACTTGTTCTCAGAGATCTGAAGTAAAAATTAGGCTGCTAAGTTGCATTGTTAAGTGTAAGTGCTTCGAACTAAATGGTCATCAAAACACTGGAATCCTGAAATTAAAGATAATGCAATAAAATCTACAAGCactgtaaacattaaaaattggATCTTTGACTGCTTTGCTAAGCTTGCTTCATCACTTAAGACTGGTCCAGTTGTTCTGTCGCAATTTTTGGCAGTGCACATCAGGTTTTCTTTCATCAAAGCGTATGCATAATAGCTTGTGTGAATCATCACAGAGTTTTAAAAGGTGGGTGTaagcaaaaaaaattcatttgcagCCCAacattattttgaatgtttcaaaatgtcagTATCAGCTAGTCTAACATTTCATTTCCCTTGCTTTTTCCTTTTAGTTATTGAATGCGGGGTGGGGAATGTCACTTTTTCTGTTATACCCATAGACTTTAGGTGTTATGGCAAGTCATTGCCAGACCACTAGATTTGGGGATGGGAGAGGTTTATGTCACATTAAGCAAATAGTTGTAAACAATGCATCATAGATATAATATGCAGAAAGTTGTATTATGAGTCACTTGTACTTGCTTGGTGTTTTGTGTTCCGTTTGTGTCATTTTCTTGATGTGTGTATATTGACCAATCGATGCGCAATGCACATCGGTGCGATCAGCCTGTACGGTTTGCGTGACCCAACCAGGGTCAACAAGCCCCTCCGCCAGTGACATCGCTTACAGATCGCTTACTACGCCTTCTTTTGCACTCTTTGCAGCTCTCGACTGGCAAAAAGGGAAATCCGAAAGGCGACCGCAAAGGGTAATTACCGAACTGCCATTCCGTTCGTTCAGTAGTGTATCAAATGTTAACCTACACGAGACGCTGGCTCCTGCGTGGTGCCGTCCGTTACCAGTTCTTCCGACAGGCCGTTTTGATGCCTTTAAGAGTAGGCTTAACACCGTGAAGGAAGACTTTTCTCCCGAATTTATGTCCTTACTAACATCTGTGTGGTCCAATCTcttagcttttttgtttttttttaaatatcctaGCATAAGATGCAGTTTAAAAGCATTTCTGTTTAAGATTACAGGTTTCTCATGTATGAAAGTTTTTGGTTATTCTTATGGCTATAACTGTTTAAGTGGGAAAGTCCACCCTGATTTATGCTTAAAATCTATCTTAggtatttagaaaaaaatggcaaaataaatttaatttcagTATTATAATGGTAGGGGAAATGCATTTTGATGGTTTTATCATAACCAGATCAGCTTATAATATACTACCTgaaatgttttgtcatttttttctgtatggaTAAGTAAAGGtgagtgtttttattttcgctAAATTACTCAAATATTAAGTTTAGACATTGTATTTGAAATAACTCCACACAGGATTGCATGTTAGCATGTTTATAGATTTTAGAGACTGcatatttgtatttgcttttggtaattataaatattcttatcaatttttaaaataataagatttCATGTTATTGCATACTTAAGATAAATGTAGTAATGTGGTATGCAGAATTAAGGAGAGTTAAAAGTATTTGCTTGCCTTAAGAAACATTATGTTTGTTTCAGGGGAGGCTCGCGTGGTCGACCTTACCCCCCAGGCCCTCCTCCCAGGGAACGCTACTTGCCACCACCAATGCCTTACGATCGTTACGACCCTTACTCGCGCTATCCGTACCCAGAGCGTGATCCATATTATAGGCCATTGCCTCCAGGTGATCGCTACCTTCCTCGTCTCCCACCACCAGGTGATCGCTATGCGCCCTTGCCCCCTCCAAGAGACAGGCTTATGCCAGAGGAGCGTCGGCCATATCCTGATCCACGGGACCGCATGCTTCCACCTCGGGATCGCATGCCACTATATCCAGAGGATCGTTCTGCCTACGACAGGCTAAGGCCAGTAGAGCGATCACCTTTATCCTCTGACCCTTACTACAGGGAGAGGTCTCCACCAGCTCGTCCACCTCCCGAGTACTATGACAGGTAAATACTGGTTGCTGTGCTATAGCTTGTTAGTGTTGGCTTAAATTCTTGGCAGAGGTTGGCCTTCCAGAAATTCCACATGTACATTTTCCATATGTACAAGTTTCTCACAGGATGCTGAGGGTTTTAtggcttattttcttttttacaatttgCAGAAAACCCCCACTGGCTCGTGCCCCAGCTGCTGATGCAGCAGCCAGCCGTCTGAATACCACCGCTTATCCTCCTGCTAATGGATATGATTACTACCGCCAGCCCCCAGAGCGCAGTGATTTTAGAGCCACATCGGCTTCTGCTGGAGACTATTATGCTCCATCTCGTGCTGGTGCTGGCTATGATCGTGGTGCAAGTGGCGCTGCACAGGCTGGCAACACTGGTGGTGGCTTTGGTGTGCAGCAGTCACAGGCCAACAAAAGTTACGACAGTCAGTCAGCACTGCAGACACAGCCCAttttcttctaacattttctcCAAGTGGCATTCTTTGCAGCTGCTGAAAGGAGTGTTGTGTTCTTTGTTTGCTGTCCTTTTTACCTCTCAAAGTTTTAAGTGACACAAGATGCGTAGACTGGATGACAAAGGCTTAAATATaaaagggagggagggaggtaaAACAAGCTCATTGGCTTAAACAATTGATGATTCTATTTGGAATGTTGGGGGAAATGGAAGTAAGGATTTTTTGGGCGGATATCACAATAGTGATTATGGGGGGAACTGGTATGAAATAATCAGCCTGGATAGGCAGTGGTAAGCTATTACAGCCTAGCAAAAAGTTAATGACAGATGAGTTTACACATGCAGAACCAAAACGTGGAATTCTGAATTAAGCATCTGGAGACAGAGCATGGGTTTTTGCCCGACAAAAAATTAGGGGGAAAAAACATGCCTCTTCAGTTCACTGTAAGTCCCTTCTCAGGTGAAGATAAGAGGGCAGTGTATTATTCCACAAGGTTCTGTCATTCTGCTGCTTTGCAACTggctaaaacaaaaaatccaagGTAGTATGGTGTGGGGGGAGGGCGGCTGGTTATGGGATGGTCTGATATGAAATAATGCACTCGGGTTGTAATGAAAGAACAGTTTTGGGAGCAGCATGCTCGAGTCTTCCATAATCTGCTGCATCCACCATTAATGCTTGGGAAGTTTTcaggttttaaatttttataacatGACTAGCATTTTTCAGCAGCTTTGTAAAATCATgtcaggatttaaaaaaaaaggtgaacatGCTTTTAGTTCAACATTTGTACATCTATCCACTTTTTGTAATGTCATCGAGCAGACTGGTTGGCAGGTTATACAACTCCTGTTTTCTTCATAGAGATTCCAATCGCAAAATTTAGTTGTGGCAAGGCAAAAAGTGCTAGGGTCAGGATTTTCAGTAGCTACTATATTCACAATTCTTGCCTTTTGCCAAAGGATTAGAAAAGAAAGGATTTCAAAACCTCTCATTGGTATTGAAAGAGTTTATGTTTCTGGTAGTGTCTTAATGTATTTTGTAGACAAAAGACTTGATGTCTTTGAGTTTTTCCAGTTCTTGATGCCATTTTTTCCATTCCTCATTTAAAACCAGAAATTTGCCAGTATGTGCTTCATCTCTTCATAGCTTGCTGTgcaacaaaatctttttctgcATGCTTCTTTTATAAGTTTGAAAACTGTCGTTTGTAGACCATTGTTAACGCATCGTTCCAAGTCTGCCAACAGTATAAAAGTGAGATTTGAGTTGATCCATTTTCCATATCTTAAACGTGCTTTTGGaccaaaccatttttttatgatttactAAGCACAGTTTTTACATGGTAGTTGTGACTGATGGTCCCTGGTCCATGCATGTTCACAGTTTTATGAACAAACCAAGTAGTTCATTCATCATGTTGCTCATTATTTGGTGTGTCATGTCATCATTTCATGTGTACAAAAAactacttaaattttttttttgtctgttcatAGTAGTAAAGTGCATATCCTTTTGGATTAAAATCATGATTCGTATGTTGAGTTTCTTcgaatattttttaagtatgcTGCTGTTTCATGCCCTGCAAATTTATTCTACTTGACATATGCTGATAGCAATggtataaaaaatgtttcaggaaGTATAGCTCTtttcaaaataagcaaaaatagtACAATCTGtgctaaaaaaaatccattgcaCTCAAAGGGATTGAGAATGCTTGGATTATCTCTGAATTCACACATTCAAGGGGTTTGCAAGCATGTACTTTTGAAACAAGCAAAAGCCGACTTGAGAACAAAGGAAAACGAATTTATTATGCATGAATTGGTGTAACCAATCAAAAGGGTTTATTTAAACATTGCCCtagaaacaaacttttttaatgGCACTTGTCAGCAGTATTGATGAGCGAGTGGCAAGTCCTGTAAGTATTCTAGTTGACCCCCTAATTATTGAACAAAAAACATTAATCTTTAGAGCTTCATAATGATTGTTAAcaatagttttattaaaaagtgCAAACACTTGTTACAAGTCATTTTGCTGCAAACATCTAGGTTAATGTAGGCATCGTATATTATAAAATCATGGCGTGTGCACTGTTGTAAATACGTAGACCTAATCCTAGTGCAGCAGGTTCTTATTCCATTCACACTTGAGGTTATATTTCCAGCAGTGGTTTGCTTAaaccatatattttttaaacatcttaaaTTCCTTCCATGGTCATTTGGGTTTTTCGTATTACTTTAAACTGAACAAAACTGAGTTAATGTACACCTTAACATTCCAAGAATCTAATACAATACTGAGGAAAATTGCATCTGCTGACAGCTGGTGAAGTCGATGCAGTCACAAAACTGCTTCACTTTGCcttaaatttaaacatttgctgGCTACTGTAATATTGAACTAAACGTCGCTTTAATATTGACTGAATAGTTAATCGAGAAGCAAATGCCTATATAGAACGGTGCCTTGCTGACtataacagtttttgtttcataatttgTCGGGAACCGCATAAGCATTTGGAAAAGTGCGAGATGAACCAGTTACAACATCACAATGTTGCTGTCCTCACCTCTCGCAACACCGAATGGCAGTATGGATCCTGCCGCCCCCAACCTGGTTATGGATCATATACACTCTTCATGGGGTACCTCGCCTCTTGTCCAGTATTTATGTTCGATGGTATCGAGACTGTAATAAAGCCAGGAATGAAGTAAACAGCTTCTTTCCTCATTCGCACAACCCTTCTCCCAACCTCACCAGCAATACAATTCCGATTACATCAGCATTCTGAGGCTGCTTTGTCGATGCTGGAATAAGCACAAGGTACATCAttgtatgttttgcttttttcactGGCAGTGATAACAGATtgaagaaacatgaaaataacCACCACTTTTTCCGCAGCCAACATATTCACAAATCCTAAAACCCACCTTAAGTGTATGCACTTACACGTAGGTCCTTCAGTCTCTTGAAGAGCAAGTCAACAAACATGAACaacaaatatattgttttctaCGCACACCGTTTAGCGTGATTCAACTATTGTCTTTGATTGCAATTTCACTCATTCACCTGTCTCGGATGGGATCTTTGGAGTCTCTATAACTCATCTACACCAAAAACATCCAAAAGGTCACTTGACAAGTACCTCACCAAACACCGCTTTGTGTCAGCAGCCCCCCATCCTGTACATCCCCACTACAAATGTCTGAGAAGGCGCTGGTCAAAAGGATGTCTCTTCCAGAAGTTATTTCTGGACTGTGAGTCAGACTGTACACAAAGTTCACATTTCAGGCTGGAAGGTTGTCCGTGCACAGTCGCAGACCATTACTAAATGAACACAGCTTTGTGGAAGGTGACCAAGCATCAGGCGTACAGGTCATTACGACCAACGGCCGGAGCCCGTgacactttttaattttgtaagcaTTGATACATAGAagctttgattaaaaaaaaaaaaaaaaatgaaagtatgcTGCTGGTCGCATCTCATGCATACTGTCCATGATAAGGGAGGGGTGATGGGGAGTCAGCACGaggacacgtgacacaaagGATTTGGTGGCCAGTGGCCCCATTCTGATCTCAAGGCCAGAACATAAACTTTTGTCCTTTAGGACCTTTTGCAAAAGCCGTCATCCAAACCTACATCTTTCACTGCAATTTAGTTCCTTGCCCTGCAAGCTTGAATATCGAGAGTGCCGTGTGCAGTCTCTTCTCCCTCAGTATCACAGTTCTGTCCTTTTATGTCctcctttatttaaaagatgtgTCTTGTGAAGCTCGAGTGCTGCAATGTTAAACATCTACAGAAGATTGGTATCTACGATGTGTTTCCCGTCCACAAAGACGTACTTCCGGTCCACGAACAGGTGTCTGACCACAGACGTGTAAaggtggatggctgactgtacgccgagaccaacgctcggCCTCTCGCTATGTTCTCCGCttctagtctcggcgagcaatGGACAGACTTCCGCTTCAAACAAATTTTGGCTCTCAGTGGCtttaaacttttgtctgaacggcCTACAGCATGAATGACAGCCGCTCGCCACTCTTCTTGCTCTTTCGATATACCTGTCCGCGGAATCGAAATAAAAACTTACACCAAAACATTTGACACTTGCAACAGTACAAACCACCTCCTGACTGTTTATTGTTGTGACTCTCGCAGACTCTGCCGACAGCCATTGTCGTCGTTCGCTATACCGGAAGTTGTTCTGTCGATAGCCTCAAAACATTGTCTCCGAGGCATCCCGGGGATACAGATTCCTGTGTCTGAAGTAACCCTGTTCACAGTGCAGGGACACAGTGGACACAAACGCAGTAATTGTAAATCGacattttaaatggtttaaaataTGATGTAAATCGGAATGGACTGAAGAACAAATGCACATAATGAGCGAAACTCTCGTAGTAACTTTCGGCTAAATGCTGGCTGGTTGGTCTTGGAGAATCCAGAAGataaagtgctttttttttcagcaaatatcGTGAgattttttgtcttctttccgCAAAACTCCATTCCCGGCTGTGCGGTCCAAGCCATTGGATTCTTCCATACTGCATTTTCTTCTGTGGacagttaaaataaacatttacgaCTCTAACTTCAGAGACAAAATAAGTAATTTACAAGATACTTTAAACACAAACTCTAGAAATTCTTCTCAACACCCTGTCTCATTCTTAGAAAAGAACTTGAGCTCTTGACATTTTAAACGATAGCTATCATTTCCTGTCCTGTTGTCAGAATTGTGACAAATAGTATTATCTGTGCGGAAAATGTGTGTAAATCTTTTGGATTTCATAGTAGCCGAAATCAGAGATAAAACActaaagaacataaaaatagtCGAGGGAGGTGCCGACgactttatttttctccacCCCCAGAACTACCTTGACCTTGGAATGTAATCTGCTGAAAATGCCACGTGGCACTAGTCCTGTGATGGCACTCAGTGAGTAGGCCCGCTAGTCGGGTCACAACTCCATGTTCACACCTCCCCAATCTACCCTCAAGAATCTCTTACATGGGTACGCCAAAGGTCATGTTCTCGAAGGCCGTTTCTTTCTGGCACTTTCCGTGTTTGCGTCGCCAGGTGACACACGCCGCTACGACCGCAGCAGCCAGAAGCACAAAAGCTGATGAAACCCAATGATGAGTATGAGACTCAGATCAGAGTAATctgaaaattaataataaatatatagctATTCAAGTATAGTTTCAACCGTCTGAACATTAACTTGAACGAAAAGATTGATATTTATGATGAAAGCAACCGTTTAGATTTCCGTTATCATAAAGTTAACCTGATGTAGGTAAGACCGCCATTCCAAttcaaagagaagaaaaagcgACTGATTGCTCAGTCCTGTGGTAATACGATTTGCAACTTTGACTCCCAGTAACA from Pomacea canaliculata isolate SZHN2017 linkage group LG8, ASM307304v1, whole genome shotgun sequence encodes the following:
- the LOC112570957 gene encoding RNA-binding protein 14-like; amino-acid sequence: MTVKIFIGNLSSETQAEDVRVLFEKYGTVAECDVLKNYGFVHMTDKASADNAIANLDGFNVKGQRMRVELSTGKKGNPKGDRKGGGSRGRPYPPGPPPRERYLPPPMPYDRYDPYSRYPYPERDPYYRPLPPGDRYLPRLPPPGDRYAPLPPPRDRLMPEERRPYPDPRDRMLPPRDRMPLYPEDRSAYDRLRPVERSPLSSDPYYRERSPPARPPPEYYDRKPPLARAPAADAAASRLNTTAYPPANGYDYYRQPPERSDFRATSASAGDYYAPSRAGAGYDRGASGAAQAGNTGGGFGVQQSQANKSYDSQSALQTQPIFF